One Syntrophales bacterium genomic window, TTGGCTACATCTCCAATGAAGCTATCGGGAAAGAACTCCATGCACTCCTTGCCCCACAAAAATACTACCAGTCTTTCGTGAAAAGTTTGGACCATTTTAAGAAAACAGGAAAAGGTAATGCTGTTGGAAAAACACTGGAACTCTCTGCCCTAAGGAAGGACGGAACGGAGTTCCCTGTTGAGCTGTCCCTCTCTGCGGTATATTTGCAGAACAGATGGTCTGCAATAGGCATTATACGGGACATCGCCGAGCGCAAGCAGTTTGAAGAAAAAATCATCTATGAACATAAGCGGCTTCAAATGCTGTTAGAGAGTGCGCCATTCGGTATTATACTTGTTACCTGCATTCCCGCCCTTAATGTAACGAGGTCGGTGGCACAATCTCCATCGCCTCATAAAGTGCGATTTGCAGCTTAGTTACTTCACCTACGCGTAGATCACGCCCCGGTTGCTCGAAGCATTCAATGATGTCAAATTCATCAAGAAGTTCCTGCATCGTGTACTTCTTGAAAAGATTCCCCCCCTGCATCTTTTTTTTGATGTAGGAAAGATGTATCAGGGCTATAAATTCCACGAACAGCTTCCCATCCAGACTTTGATCAGAGGAGACAGCCGGACGGCTGAAATTCAGGCGTTCCTTCAGATTCCCAAATGCCTTTTCCACAAGATCCTTGTTGCGATAGATCTCCAGGGCTTCGATGGGATCCTTTACCTCATTGCTGAGCAACACGAAGTATCCGTAGTTCTTCTTTGCTTCAACAATGGCCGCCTGCCTGGCAGTGACCTTCGTTCCCCTTGCCGGGGTGGTCTTGATATCAAAATATTTGGCATACTGCTTCTCGTGTTCCGGGTTTATCTTGCCGCTTTCCAATTCTTTCTGAAGCGTGCAGAGCAGGATATTGAGGTTCTTCTCATCCTCCACTGCCTTTTCACTGTTGAAGTAAAGGTGTAGATACATGCGGCGTTTCCCTTTCAGGGTGTCGCCCTTGTAGGGTCGATCCTGTGAATAATCCCAGTCTCTTTTGGTGGAATAGGCATACAGATCATACTTCTGACTGTAGTTTGTCCATGTGCGTATGGAATCGCGCACTTTATCCAGTTCGGCCTTCACGAACGTCAGTGACACCTTTGCGGCAATCAGGAATTTCAGGTGGTTTTGATACAGGTCGTTAATGTTGGCCTCACTGTAGAAGCCCCTGTCCATGACCAGCTTGATTTTGTCAAACCCGAAGAAATCAATATCTGCCAGGAGATTCTTTACCGTCTTCACGTCGGGGATGTTCCCCGCCAGCTTGCGGTAATAAAACGGCAGGTTGGATTTCTCGCCGAAGAGGAGTGCAATATTAATCTGCGGCAGCGGGTCATGGTCTTTGTTTACACCATATCTGACCTGACTCAGACACTTGGAATAGCTTGATATGGAGGTCGTATCGTATGCCCAGTATTCCTGTTCTACCCGGCGTTTTCCCTGTAGTCGGAAGAAACGATCTTTAGCGTCTTCGGTAATGGATGCAAACAATTCACTGCTCCTCTGGGAAGGGATGTTTCTTTCATAAGGATGTTTATGTGTGGCCGCCCATCTTGGGAAACGACTCAGTGGGTTTCTGTCCTCCAGTATGAGGTAGTATGCCGTTGATAGAACCTGTTTGTAGGTATCCGGAAAGCATTTTTTTAAATCCGCGGTCATTCCGAGTTTCTCGCCTATAGCGTCAAAGAGGTAAGTGGCCCCGTAGAAGCCTCGAGAAGAATTCGTTGTGGGTACCGGTCCTCTTTTAGGGGGGTCATCATAACTTTCAGCATCCTTGGCAGAAGCTCTTTTTCTGGTCGGGACGATTTCTTTGGTTTCTGGTGCCACCTTCCCAATGCATCTGCGTTTT contains:
- a CDS encoding IS1634 family transposase, which gives rise to MAAIVYQTNKQTGITYAYESASYWDKEKQQSRAKRRCIGKVAPETKEIVPTRKRASAKDAESYDDPPKRGPVPTTNSSRGFYGATYLFDAIGEKLGMTADLKKCFPDTYKQVLSTAYYLILEDRNPLSRFPRWAATHKHPYERNIPSQRSSELFASITEDAKDRFFRLQGKRRVEQEYWAYDTTSISSYSKCLSQVRYGVNKDHDPLPQINIALLFGEKSNLPFYYRKLAGNIPDVKTVKNLLADIDFFGFDKIKLVMDRGFYSEANINDLYQNHLKFLIAAKVSLTFVKAELDKVRDSIRTWTNYSQKYDLYAYSTKRDWDYSQDRPYKGDTLKGKRRMYLHLYFNSEKAVEDEKNLNILLCTLQKELESGKINPEHEKQYAKYFDIKTTPARGTKVTARQAAIVEAKKNYGYFVLLSNEVKDPIEALEIYRNKDLVEKAFGNLKERLNFSRPAVSSDQSLDGKLFVEFIALIHLSYIKKKMQGGNLFKKYTMQELLDEFDIIECFEQPGRDLRVGEVTKLQIALYEAMEIVPPTSLH
- a CDS encoding PAS domain S-box protein encodes the protein GYISNEAIGKELHALLAPQKYYQSFVKSLDHFKKTGKGNAVGKTLELSALRKDGTEFPVELSLSAVYLQNRWSAIGIIRDIAERKQFEEKIIYEHKRLQMLLESAPFGIILVTCIPALNVTRSVAQSPSPHKVRFAA